In Lolium rigidum isolate FL_2022 chromosome 7, APGP_CSIRO_Lrig_0.1, whole genome shotgun sequence, the DNA window GACCGCATTAGATAATAAGATAACATAAGATCAAGTCAATAAAGCAATATGCAACCAAACCACCAGCAATAATCCTCCCTTGGATTACTACTCAGTAAACTTTAGGTGTTGCACGTCTCTGGACATGTCAAACTACTTGTCTTGTCTCATTCATGGAAAGAAAAGGATAGATACCACAAAAGCAGAGGGCATGCGGGGAAGAACAGTCAAGGCTAGATGCAACTTAATTAACCTTCTAATTACTGTACCACATGCTAATAACTTAATTAGGTGGGACTTGGTCCGGGCATGCATGAACCTTCGTGACTCCATCCTACGTACATGCATACATAGCTCAGTAGTTAGTACATGCACCCACCCcatatgtgtatatatatagaCGCTCGGATCCTTGTCCAAGGCAATTGCAACAAAGTAAGACAGGTACAGTTTGATCGATCGATCGGAGAAGAAGAGCGATGGGAAAGGTGATGGAGAGTGATGACTACCATGGAGCTGTGGTCGAGGGGAAAGTGGTTGTAGGAGAAAGGGAGGAGGAGCAGCttctggaggaagaagaacaagacgATGACGAGCTGGTACTACCTGGTTTCCGATTTCACCCCACAGACGAGGAGCTCGTAACGTTCTATCTCCGGCGGAAGGTGGGCGGGAAGCGCCTGAGCATAGAGATCATCAAGGAGTTGGACATCTATAAGCATGAGCCCTCTGACTTGCCAAGTAATTACTACCTCTGTTTCTATATAAACATATTTTTGTCAGTTCTTGAGTTTTTTTTATAGATGTTGTCAGTTCTTGAGCTACCAACGTCTTATATTTAGAAACAAAGGGAGTGTTTTTTTTCaggtgaataagatctttattaaTAATTATGCCTACAAAATAGAGATAATCATACATGCAAGAATCATGATGCGTAGTTCATGCACTGATTACAGTCTCTTGTACATGACGCCTTGTCATTTTGGAAACGGAAATCGTATTCCTTCTCTGCGCCGCTGCCACCTATTTGGTAACACTTCGGGGCCCTTATTCGAGGGAAGACACGCGGTCGTATTGGCCATTATGTAAACTGTTTTAGAGAGTCTGCTCCTTTATTCGCCACCCAAATACCGAGCACCTTCTTATTGCTTTGATGGCACCAGGTTTCATCTTCAAGAAGATATTCGGTATTTTGGTGGCAAAAAAGGGAGTGGAGACTCTCTTTCTCATATTATCACATTCCTATGTTTCACTTCTCTTTCCATTTGAAAGGCGGTGCTCCTGCCGTTTACTAAAAAAAAGTTTTCCGCTATATTATTCATATCATATGATCTACAAGTGATCACAAGTCCAAACCATTCCAGTCGATGAAGAGTTGGAGGTTGGACATGTGATATACTCCCTCCACTGTCAAGGATACGACATACTTTTGTTTTGTTAAGACATACTTTTGATCAAGAAAAATGTGCTAACATATTCGTTTTGTTAAGAAGTTATATGTAAAACATGCGATTTGTCTTAATTAACTAGATTCGTTTGCAAAAGTATTTACTTTTGATTGCGATTTTGTATCACACAAAAATGTGCTCCATGCTCTTTATTTAAGTTTCCGAGTCGACACGGTTAGCCGTCGGGTCCATCGATCGGATGTTGTTGGTAATGTATGTACAATTATTTCTCATTATTCAACTAAGAAATAACAAAACCGTAGCTTCCCCTTTCCATGCATGTTGTGAATCTCTTATGTATGAAATTATGATGTAACAATATTGGTTTGCATAAAAATGCTAACTACAAGAATTACATGCTAATATACACAACGAACAAATAAGTATATATATCAAATTAACTTGGTTGCAAATTAATTATGTGCAGAGGCGAACATGGTTGCAGGCGACAAGGAATGGTACTTCTTCTGCCTTCGGGGTAGGAAGTACCGGAACAGCGTCCGGCCGAACAGGGTCACCGGCGCCGGTTTCTGGAAGGCCACAGGCATCGACCGGCCAATCAATGCCGGCGGCGTGTGCGTCGGCCTCAAGAAATCCCTCGTCTATTACCGCGGCAGCGCCGGCAAGGGCACCAAGACGGAGTGGATGATGCACGAATTCCGCCTCCCGCCGCGCCCCGACGTCTCCCCCGCGCACTCCTCGCCGTGCTTCCAAGAAGCGGTACGTCACCGGCCTGTACATCTGCATATTGGCCTCTCTCATGCATCGGCCATGACTAAACCATGCCTGGAAAAATGCAGGAGGTGTGGACCATCTGCCGGATCTTCAAGAGGACTATCACCTACAAGAGGCATCCGCAGCAGCAGGTCACCGGCAGGGTGGCTGCCGCCGTTGCGCCGCAGCCGGAATCGAGCTCCGTCACCGGCTCGTGCAGCCTCGAGTCGGAGTGCACCGGGGAGTACGAGTACGGGTACATGAACTGCCCGCAGGTGGCGCCGTCGCAGATTCCGGACGCTGCGAACAACGTGACAAGTGTCTACAACGACCAGAATTTCCAGGGGCTTCAACATTGGAGCAACACCGAGGTGCATCCGATGGCCACGCAGCCTCTGCCGGCGATGGACTCGTTGAGCGTTCCCAGCTCACCAGGGGCGGCGAACGATGCTTACTGGGATGATATTGGAAGGATGGTGATGGAACTCACTGATCCCACTGTGTTGTATGATTGTAGATATTAACACACAAATTACAAGTACAGTACACTAATGCACAACACTGCCAGGTAGCAGGGAGGATACCggcatgtgggacccacatggcagggtcctcagatatgtatgaatTCTTAGTGTAGATCTTGCTGGCGAGAATTTCTTTGTTTCCTCCAAATGTTCCAATTATTTTGTCCATATACATTATGATCGAGGTTTCACTCGACACGAGATCAAGCGAAATAAATATGAATGTACACTCAAGATAAGAAGAATACATTAAGTCAACCAAATATTGTCTACTACCTTCTGAAAGCAAACCAAACCGCCATAAGGAGGAGATCCTTCTTCTTTAAAGCAAATTTATAACACCATATGCCTGCGACCCGgaggaatggaacctgggtacgcgcgcacccatttacgaaaagttcaaaaaaaaatatttaaaagtttccataaaatgtgaagtaaaattttgcatgtacatattatgttgatacttactcgtgtgagttttcacgaaaaaataccattgtgtgtgacctgtataaaaatgacaaaatgtccaaatgagaatagtgaacaggaatttgtactattcacaggaataggaatttgcattttgtcatttttgtgtaggtcacacacaatggtattttttcgtgaaaacacacatgagtaagtatcaacataatgtctacatgcaaaaatttacttcacattttttggaaacttttaaatagcatttttttttgaacttttcgtaaatgggtgcgcacgcacccaggttccattcaccattttcgcATATGCCTGCCTCTATAGGCAGACTCACTGTAATAGTTAGCAACACCTTGTTATTCAAACCTCACATTATCACCTGTTTGAAATCCTTGTTCTTTATAGTAGAGTTGTAATTTCAGATTGTTTACGCTAATATTTGCTTACCTATTCTCTTTGATTTTCTTGCGGAAAATTATTTCATAGATAAGTTGATTGTTCGGGTAGCAAAGTCCATAACAAGTTGTATGTGGTTCTGTGATTTCCGTGGAAATCACTAATGGATGATCGTCCTTGTATGGCAGTAGCCAGATTGTGACCTGCATATCCTCTAAATAGTACTTATCCCTCACAGTGAAAGATCGAGATCCCCATTTGCTACATTATCTTGAGAAGATTTTTGTTGGGAAGATCAGTCTTTTCTAAATCGATTACAAAAAATATCGTCTTTTCGCGAAACTGTACGAACACACATAGATTATCGAGATGAACATGCA includes these proteins:
- the LOC124672389 gene encoding transcription factor JUNGBRUNNEN 1-like, with protein sequence MGKVMESDDYHGAVVEGKVVVGEREEEQLLEEEEQDDDELVLPGFRFHPTDEELVTFYLRRKVGGKRLSIEIIKELDIYKHEPSDLPKANMVAGDKEWYFFCLRGRKYRNSVRPNRVTGAGFWKATGIDRPINAGGVCVGLKKSLVYYRGSAGKGTKTEWMMHEFRLPPRPDVSPAHSSPCFQEAEVWTICRIFKRTITYKRHPQQQVTGRVAAAVAPQPESSSVTGSCSLESECTGEYEYGYMNCPQVAPSQIPDAANNVTSVYNDQNFQGLQHWSNTEVHPMATQPLPAMDSLSVPSSPGAANDAYWDDIGRMVMELTDPTVLYDCRY